Proteins encoded in a region of the Vicia villosa cultivar HV-30 ecotype Madison, WI linkage group LG5, Vvil1.0, whole genome shotgun sequence genome:
- the LOC131603083 gene encoding putative disease resistance protein RGA4 isoform X1, which translates to MDSTVSGLLTNMLDRLLTTAFHNISIAKGLHTDITNLQNTLTIINAFILDAENKQTQSNSISTWLHHLKYVLLDARDILDEIEYESLRNQVLKANGTFTTKVQRFLSPSSNPLAFRIKMAHKIKHVNDRIDEVASLRMKLGLMVSENHHASGSGSGNSSTRVRRETHSYVRSSHVIGRDEEKEKVVSFLMAPPSGNHDHEIDVIPIIGIGGLGKTTLAQLVYNDDRVIEFFDLRMWVFVSDVFDVKRLVLDILKAMHGMEMDAHKYSFDQLQNLLRERLWGKKFLLVLDDVWNEDYREWLELKKLLLGMHDDEDGELGNKIIATTRSDRVASIMGNAYKHNLKYLPEEDCLRLFVKCAFPAGEEKQHPRLVEIGKDIARKCKGLPLAVISLGCLLYSKPNESEWKKVRDSEFWKVNPQDDDGILAALKLSYNHLSSGLKQCFAYCSVFPKGYEYTNMELISFWMAHGLLQPKNEDEEPEDLGEFYIQELVSRSFFECASEEQLVIDGLISEELELLGISFFKMHDLVHDLAVFTMQNERAVVKFSSTSIKEKVQHLSFADSGGGVPTFGKISSKIRTIGFWHACQKDLAITELFFKWVSNKQFKYLRVLNIQGSNFQFLPDCFNKMKHLRYLDLSYCQRLEKLPDSICMLQSLEVLNLWRCVALAYIPPKLRNLVSLRILWITTQVTDLSFIGIGNLKYLQILILWNCDNLVFLPRDLRHLTALKRLTIEACIEVISFEDEGEEDENENYTLKLERFSIDKLPNLAVLPGWLRRCDKTLRYMGLSECSSLMALPEWLVNLTSLETLLIADCRNLTLPEHMDRLQNLQNLKIYGCPQLVERCKQTTGSDWYKIAHIPNVELGSD; encoded by the exons ATGGATTCAACAGTCTCAGGATTGTTAACAAACATGCTAGACAGACTACTAACAACCGCTTTTCACAACATATCAATAGCAAAGGGTCTTCACACAGACATAACCAATCTCCAAAACACTCTCACCATCATCAATGCCTTCATTCTCGATGCTGAAAACAAGCAAACTCAAAGCAACTCAATTTCTACCTGGCTTCACCACCTCAAATACGTTTTACTAGACGCCCGtgatattcttgatgagattGAATATGAATCTTTGAGGAACCAAGTTCTCAAAGCAAACGGAACGTTTACTACAAAGGTACAACGTTTTCTCTCACCCTCTAGTAATCCTCTTGCATTTCGTATTAAGATGGCTCATAAGATTAAACATGTGAATGATAGGATAGATGAGGTTGCTTCTCTTAGGATGAAATTGGGTCTTATGGTATCAGAAAATCATCATGCAAGTGGTAGTGGAAGTGGAAATAGTAGTACTAGGGTAAGGAGAGAGACTCATTCTTATGTTAGATCTTCTCATGTGATTGGTagagatgaagagaaagaaaaggtTGTTAGTTTTTTGATGGCTCCGCCGTCAGGTAACCATGATCATGAGATTGATGTTATTCCTATTATTGGAATTGGAGGGTTGGGGAAAACAACTCTTGCTCAATTGGTTTATAATGATGATCGGGTGATTGAGTTTTTCGATCTGCGTATGTGGGTGTTTGTTTCAGATGTTTTTGATGTTAAGAGGTTGGTGTTGGACATTCTTAAAGCTATGCATGGAATGGAAATGGATGCTCACAAGTATAGTTTTGATCAATTGCAAAATTTGCTTCGCGAAAGGTTATGGGGGAAGAAGTTTTTACTTGTTCTAGATGATGTTTGGAATGAGGATTATAGAGAGTGGCTTGAGTTGAAAAAGCTTTTACTTGGGATGcatgatgatgaagatggtgaaCTTGGTAATAAGATTATCGCGACCACTCGTAGTGACAGGGTTGCTTCGATTATGGGGAATGCTTATAAGCACAATTTGAAGTATCTTCCGGAAGAAGATTGTTTAAGGCTTTTTGTGAAGTGTGCATTTCCAGCAGGAGAGGAGAAACAGCATCCGAGGCTCGTGGAGATTGGGAAGGACATTGCGAGAAAGTGTAAAGGGTTGCCCCTGGCAGTGATAAGTTTAGGGTGTTTGCTTTATTCAAAACCTAATGAAAGTGAGTGGAAGAAAGTGAGAGATAGTGAGTTTTGGAAAGTGAACCCTCAAGATGATGATGGCATTTTGGCTGCATTGAAACTAAGCTATAATCACTTGTCATCTGGTTTGAAACAATGTTTCGCTTATTGTTCGGTTTTTCCTAAGGGTTATGAGTATACTAATATGGAGCTGATATCCTTTTGGATGGCCCATGGACTACTGCAACCGAAAAATGAAGATGAGGAACCGGAAGATCTCGGGGAGTTTTATATTCAAGAGCTAGTTTCAAGGTCTTTCTTTGAATGCGCTTCTGAAGAACAACTGGTTATTGACGGTCTTATTTCCGAAGAGCTTGAACTTCTAGGCATCTCCTTTTTCAAAATGCATGATCTTGTTCACGACCTTGCCGTGTTCACAATGCAAAATGAAAGGGCAGTAGTAAAATTTAGTTCAACAAGTATTAAAGAAAAAGTTCAGCATTTATCATTTGCAGACAGTGGTGGAGGAGTTCCTACATTTGGTAAAATATCGAGTAAGATCCGAACCATTGGATTCTGGCACGCGTGTCAAAAGGATCTTGCAATCACTGAACTGTTTTTCAAATGGGTCTCCAACAAGCAGTTTAAGTACCTCAGGGTGTTGAATATTCAAGGCTCTAATTTTCAGTTCTTGCCGGATTGTTTCAACAAAATGAAGCATTTGAGGTATCTTGATCTAAGCTATTGCCAGAGGTTGGAAAAACTCCCAGATTCCATTTGCATGCTCCAAAGTCTAGAGGTATTAAATCTCTGGAGATGTGTAGCACTTGCATATATTCCCCCAAAATTGAGGAATCTTGTCAGCCTTAGGATTTTGTGGATTACAACACAAGTCACTGATTTGTCTTTCATAGGTATTGGAAACTTGAAATatctacaaattttaattttgtggAATTGCGATAATTTGGTCTTCCTTCCACGCGATTTGAGGCATCTGACTGCTTTAAAGAGATTGACGATCGAGGCTTGCATAGAGGTGATAAGTTTCGAGGATGAAGGAGAAGAAGACGAAAATGAAAACTACACCTTGAAACTTGAGCGGTTTTCAATAGACAAATTACCCAATTTGGCAGTATTACCTGGTTGGCTTAGAAGATGTGATAAAACTTTGAGGTACATGGGCCTTTCAGAGTGTTCGAGTCTAATGGCATTGCCAGAATGGTTGGTAAATCTAACATCACTCGAGACGCTTCTAATTGCTGACTGTCGGAATTTGACATTACCGGAACATATGGATCGTCTTCAAAACCTTCAGAATTTGAAGATATATGGATGTCCTCAGCTAGTTGAGAGATGCAAACAAACTACAGGCTCTGACTGGTACAAGATAGCTCATATTCCAAATGTTGAA CTTGGAAGCGATTAG
- the LOC131603083 gene encoding disease resistance protein RGA2-like isoform X2, whose amino-acid sequence MKLGLMVSENHHASGSGSGNSSTRVRRETHSYVRSSHVIGRDEEKEKVVSFLMAPPSGNHDHEIDVIPIIGIGGLGKTTLAQLVYNDDRVIEFFDLRMWVFVSDVFDVKRLVLDILKAMHGMEMDAHKYSFDQLQNLLRERLWGKKFLLVLDDVWNEDYREWLELKKLLLGMHDDEDGELGNKIIATTRSDRVASIMGNAYKHNLKYLPEEDCLRLFVKCAFPAGEEKQHPRLVEIGKDIARKCKGLPLAVISLGCLLYSKPNESEWKKVRDSEFWKVNPQDDDGILAALKLSYNHLSSGLKQCFAYCSVFPKGYEYTNMELISFWMAHGLLQPKNEDEEPEDLGEFYIQELVSRSFFECASEEQLVIDGLISEELELLGISFFKMHDLVHDLAVFTMQNERAVVKFSSTSIKEKVQHLSFADSGGGVPTFGKISSKIRTIGFWHACQKDLAITELFFKWVSNKQFKYLRVLNIQGSNFQFLPDCFNKMKHLRYLDLSYCQRLEKLPDSICMLQSLEVLNLWRCVALAYIPPKLRNLVSLRILWITTQVTDLSFIGIGNLKYLQILILWNCDNLVFLPRDLRHLTALKRLTIEACIEVISFEDEGEEDENENYTLKLERFSIDKLPNLAVLPGWLRRCDKTLRYMGLSECSSLMALPEWLVNLTSLETLLIADCRNLTLPEHMDRLQNLQNLKIYGCPQLVERCKQTTGSDWYKIAHIPNVELGSD is encoded by the exons ATGAAATTGGGTCTTATGGTATCAGAAAATCATCATGCAAGTGGTAGTGGAAGTGGAAATAGTAGTACTAGGGTAAGGAGAGAGACTCATTCTTATGTTAGATCTTCTCATGTGATTGGTagagatgaagagaaagaaaaggtTGTTAGTTTTTTGATGGCTCCGCCGTCAGGTAACCATGATCATGAGATTGATGTTATTCCTATTATTGGAATTGGAGGGTTGGGGAAAACAACTCTTGCTCAATTGGTTTATAATGATGATCGGGTGATTGAGTTTTTCGATCTGCGTATGTGGGTGTTTGTTTCAGATGTTTTTGATGTTAAGAGGTTGGTGTTGGACATTCTTAAAGCTATGCATGGAATGGAAATGGATGCTCACAAGTATAGTTTTGATCAATTGCAAAATTTGCTTCGCGAAAGGTTATGGGGGAAGAAGTTTTTACTTGTTCTAGATGATGTTTGGAATGAGGATTATAGAGAGTGGCTTGAGTTGAAAAAGCTTTTACTTGGGATGcatgatgatgaagatggtgaaCTTGGTAATAAGATTATCGCGACCACTCGTAGTGACAGGGTTGCTTCGATTATGGGGAATGCTTATAAGCACAATTTGAAGTATCTTCCGGAAGAAGATTGTTTAAGGCTTTTTGTGAAGTGTGCATTTCCAGCAGGAGAGGAGAAACAGCATCCGAGGCTCGTGGAGATTGGGAAGGACATTGCGAGAAAGTGTAAAGGGTTGCCCCTGGCAGTGATAAGTTTAGGGTGTTTGCTTTATTCAAAACCTAATGAAAGTGAGTGGAAGAAAGTGAGAGATAGTGAGTTTTGGAAAGTGAACCCTCAAGATGATGATGGCATTTTGGCTGCATTGAAACTAAGCTATAATCACTTGTCATCTGGTTTGAAACAATGTTTCGCTTATTGTTCGGTTTTTCCTAAGGGTTATGAGTATACTAATATGGAGCTGATATCCTTTTGGATGGCCCATGGACTACTGCAACCGAAAAATGAAGATGAGGAACCGGAAGATCTCGGGGAGTTTTATATTCAAGAGCTAGTTTCAAGGTCTTTCTTTGAATGCGCTTCTGAAGAACAACTGGTTATTGACGGTCTTATTTCCGAAGAGCTTGAACTTCTAGGCATCTCCTTTTTCAAAATGCATGATCTTGTTCACGACCTTGCCGTGTTCACAATGCAAAATGAAAGGGCAGTAGTAAAATTTAGTTCAACAAGTATTAAAGAAAAAGTTCAGCATTTATCATTTGCAGACAGTGGTGGAGGAGTTCCTACATTTGGTAAAATATCGAGTAAGATCCGAACCATTGGATTCTGGCACGCGTGTCAAAAGGATCTTGCAATCACTGAACTGTTTTTCAAATGGGTCTCCAACAAGCAGTTTAAGTACCTCAGGGTGTTGAATATTCAAGGCTCTAATTTTCAGTTCTTGCCGGATTGTTTCAACAAAATGAAGCATTTGAGGTATCTTGATCTAAGCTATTGCCAGAGGTTGGAAAAACTCCCAGATTCCATTTGCATGCTCCAAAGTCTAGAGGTATTAAATCTCTGGAGATGTGTAGCACTTGCATATATTCCCCCAAAATTGAGGAATCTTGTCAGCCTTAGGATTTTGTGGATTACAACACAAGTCACTGATTTGTCTTTCATAGGTATTGGAAACTTGAAATatctacaaattttaattttgtggAATTGCGATAATTTGGTCTTCCTTCCACGCGATTTGAGGCATCTGACTGCTTTAAAGAGATTGACGATCGAGGCTTGCATAGAGGTGATAAGTTTCGAGGATGAAGGAGAAGAAGACGAAAATGAAAACTACACCTTGAAACTTGAGCGGTTTTCAATAGACAAATTACCCAATTTGGCAGTATTACCTGGTTGGCTTAGAAGATGTGATAAAACTTTGAGGTACATGGGCCTTTCAGAGTGTTCGAGTCTAATGGCATTGCCAGAATGGTTGGTAAATCTAACATCACTCGAGACGCTTCTAATTGCTGACTGTCGGAATTTGACATTACCGGAACATATGGATCGTCTTCAAAACCTTCAGAATTTGAAGATATATGGATGTCCTCAGCTAGTTGAGAGATGCAAACAAACTACAGGCTCTGACTGGTACAAGATAGCTCATATTCCAAATGTTGAA CTTGGAAGCGATTAG
- the LOC131607706 gene encoding probable protein phosphatase 2C 28, protein MNILNAHANLHKRKPSFIPDGNHAAFKTSRKETYVDSLERKEDAVSDNNNNEEKDEKNKPSTRCFSHGYHLMEGEMNHGMEDYVFAQHRKLNGYDLGLYAIFDGHAGRDVAKYLQNHLFENILNEPDFWENPVHAVKKACKATDEEILENIADWRGGSTAVAAILINGVKLIVINVGDSRAISCKNGVAKQLTVDHEPEKEKEKDMVERRGGFVSKRPGNVARVDGELAMTRAFGDGKLKEHITAEPDVMVKKIDDETEFIILASDGLWKVMTNQEVCDCIRDVDDAQKAAKKLVKEAKSMGSYDDISCIVVMF, encoded by the exons ATGAATATCCTTAATGCTCATGCTAACTTGCATAAGAGAAAGCCTTCCTTCATTCCTGATGGGAATCATGCTGCTTTCAAG ACATCAAGGAAGGAAACCTATGTGGACTCTCTTGAAAGAAAGGAAGATGCTGTCAGTGATAACAACaacaatgaagaaaaagatgaaaagaataagCCTTCTACTCGATGTTTCAGCCATGGATATCATTTAATGGAAGGAGAAATGAACCATGGAATGGAAGACTATGTTTTCGCTCAACACAGGAAACTCAATGGTTACGATTTAGGATTGTACGCAATATTCGATGGACATGCAGGCCGTGATGTTGCAAAATATTTGCAAAACCATCTATTTGAAAATATACTCAATGAG CCTGATTTCTGGGAAAATCCAGTGCATGCTGTTAAGAAAGCATGTAAAGCAACCGATGAGGAGATATTAGAAAACATAGCTGATTGGCGTGGAGGATCAACCGCTGTAGCAGCAATACTAATTAATGGAGTAAAGCTAATTGTAATCAATGTTGGTGATTCTCGCGCTATATCGTGCAAAAACGGTGTTGCGAAACAGCTTACGGTGGATCATGAACCggagaaggaaaaggaaaaagataTGGTTGAGAGAAGAGGAGGTTTTGTGTCTAAGAGACCTG GGAATGTTGCAAGAGTGGATGGAGAGTTAGCAATGACAAGAGCGTTTGGTGATGGAAAGCTGAAAGAGCATATCACTGCAGAGCCAGATGTGATGGTTAAGAAGATTGATGATGAGACTGAATTCATTATTTTGGCAAGTGATGGTCTGTGGAAG GTGATGACAAATCAAGAGGTTTGTGATTGTATTAGGGATGTTGATGATGCTCAAAAAGCAGCAAAAAAGTTGGTGAAAGAAGCCAAATCCATGGGAAGCTACGATGATATTTCATGCATAGTTGTTATGTTTTAG